A region of Oceaniferula marina DNA encodes the following proteins:
- a CDS encoding response regulator — translation MKPTIIIADDHQIFLNGLHSLLDPHYTIVARATDGNELIDLALKHQPDLVVSDLSMPKTNGITAIRTLRNRQCRAKFILLTMHMEPEYASAAIKAGASAYILKHTAPEKLLTLLGEVLHGKVYIPSELTRDILEWSDQTNETNRITERQREIIQLLAQGLIAKEIGAQLNISPRTVEYHKYQAMKKLGLTKSAELIHFAAQKNQPSETNLDL, via the coding sequence ATGAAACCAACGATCATCATAGCGGATGACCATCAAATCTTTCTGAATGGGTTACACAGCCTGCTCGATCCCCATTATACAATCGTGGCCCGGGCAACAGACGGCAACGAACTGATCGATTTAGCCCTCAAACATCAGCCTGATTTGGTTGTGTCCGATCTATCCATGCCCAAGACGAATGGGATTACGGCAATACGGACACTTCGCAATCGCCAGTGTCGGGCTAAATTCATCCTACTCACAATGCACATGGAGCCCGAATATGCATCAGCAGCCATCAAGGCTGGAGCTTCTGCCTATATTCTGAAACACACGGCCCCTGAAAAACTACTAACATTACTAGGCGAGGTTCTCCACGGGAAGGTTTACATCCCATCAGAATTAACACGAGACATACTCGAATGGTCAGACCAGACGAACGAGACCAACCGTATCACCGAAAGACAACGGGAAATCATCCAGTTGCTTGCTCAAGGCCTGATAGCCAAAGAAATTGGTGCCCAACTGAACATTTCACCTCGCACTGTCGAATATCACAAATACCAGGCGATGAAAAAACTGGGACTAACAAAGTCAGCCGAGCTCATTCATTTTGCAGCTCAAAAAAATCAACCCTCGGAGACCAACCTTGACTTATAA
- a CDS encoding PAS domain-containing protein: protein MDSPTSNIKASLLHSEEDLAYFLKNSTEQIWCLELDQPLQLDTDEMEQARHLFKHAYLTDVNESFAKLYGLSVAEMNGQRLEKIMPEELPSTMPTLLRAVRAKFDVVDFETIEQDKDGREIRVLNNFIPLIENNQLIRLWGTARDITQLRRTEESNRLRSLAIETMRDGCVIVDAKAKGMPILYHNKQFTTITGYDSPDTVGKNCRFLQGPETSLEQLLLIRQAVNAAKPYHGELLNYRKDGSTFWNYLQIAPVFDDHHELSHFVGIISDVTQRKQSETLLHTRNKQLKQEADQRHQIQRDLERLGKKLVDTRESEKRYLARELHDDVTQRLAAMALDIKRIAQQSSLSQQATKRELLSLGQKLGELAVDTQELSRQLHPKILEDLGLNSAIRSKCLRFKKRTGIPVHLLLHPSSNQLDQEQALCAYRVLQEALTNIHRHAEASKVHIELIYNNRSATLTIKDDGIGFDLKSAKNQESLGLVSISERVRLSNGHLNIHSKPLQGTMLKIELPLTKRHNPHLK from the coding sequence ATGGACTCACCGACATCAAACATCAAAGCTTCCCTTCTCCATTCAGAAGAAGATCTCGCTTACTTTCTTAAAAACAGCACCGAACAAATTTGGTGCCTAGAACTTGATCAACCACTTCAGCTCGACACCGACGAGATGGAGCAAGCTCGGCATCTCTTCAAGCACGCCTACCTCACAGACGTGAATGAGTCCTTTGCTAAACTTTACGGGCTTAGCGTCGCTGAAATGAATGGCCAACGGCTTGAAAAAATCATGCCCGAGGAACTACCCTCGACGATGCCAACGCTGCTTCGGGCGGTCCGGGCAAAGTTTGATGTGGTTGATTTTGAAACCATCGAGCAAGATAAAGACGGCCGGGAAATCCGAGTGCTCAACAATTTTATTCCTCTGATTGAAAACAACCAGTTGATTCGATTGTGGGGCACCGCACGGGACATCACCCAACTGCGTAGAACCGAAGAATCCAACCGCCTGCGCTCTCTGGCGATTGAAACAATGAGAGACGGCTGTGTCATCGTCGATGCCAAGGCTAAGGGGATGCCCATCCTCTATCACAATAAACAGTTCACCACCATTACCGGCTACGACTCTCCAGATACAGTGGGTAAAAATTGTCGGTTTCTCCAAGGCCCTGAAACCTCCCTTGAACAACTACTGCTGATCCGCCAGGCCGTCAATGCCGCGAAACCTTATCATGGCGAGCTTCTCAACTATCGGAAAGATGGCTCCACCTTCTGGAACTATCTACAAATTGCTCCCGTCTTTGATGATCATCATGAACTCAGCCATTTCGTCGGTATCATTTCAGATGTCACACAACGCAAACAGTCTGAAACACTTTTACACACTCGCAATAAGCAGCTAAAACAAGAAGCCGATCAGCGACATCAAATCCAACGAGATTTGGAAAGACTCGGCAAAAAACTCGTCGACACACGTGAGAGCGAAAAACGCTATCTGGCTCGCGAACTCCATGATGATGTCACCCAAAGACTGGCCGCCATGGCCCTTGATATTAAGAGGATAGCCCAACAAAGCTCGTTATCGCAACAAGCAACAAAAAGGGAACTGCTGAGCCTCGGGCAAAAGCTCGGGGAACTTGCTGTAGACACTCAAGAACTCAGCCGCCAGCTTCATCCCAAAATCCTTGAGGATCTCGGGCTTAACTCCGCCATCCGATCCAAATGCTTACGCTTTAAAAAGCGAACGGGAATACCTGTCCATCTATTGCTCCACCCAAGCTCCAATCAACTCGACCAGGAACAAGCGCTTTGCGCATACCGAGTGCTGCAAGAAGCCCTCACGAACATTCACCGTCACGCCGAAGCATCGAAAGTTCACATCGAACTCATCTATAACAATCGATCAGCAACACTAACAATCAAAGATGACGGCATCGGCTTTGACCTGAAATCGGCAAAAAACCAAGAGTCGCTAGGATTAGTCAGTATCTCTGAGAGAGTTCGTTTGAGTAATGGCCATCTGAATATTCATTCAAAACCCCTTCAAGGGACCATGTTAAAAATCGAACTCCCACTCACAAAGCGCCACAACCCTCACCTGAAATGA
- a CDS encoding potassium channel family protein encodes MAKETRNVLLILLANIIGGGLLISLFDSIPIIEGQYLAFITSLTVGYGDLSPETWPARIVSICIGINGLLLTGIVVAMAIKAVELSFSEEDPNILRHLDVEDQTTAPQSSSDE; translated from the coding sequence ATGGCGAAAGAAACGCGGAATGTTCTTTTGATCCTACTGGCCAATATCATCGGTGGGGGCTTACTTATCTCACTATTCGATAGCATTCCCATCATTGAAGGACAATATCTGGCATTTATCACATCATTGACCGTTGGCTATGGCGATCTCTCACCCGAGACCTGGCCAGCCCGCATCGTCTCCATCTGCATTGGCATCAATGGTCTTCTACTGACTGGCATTGTTGTTGCCATGGCGATTAAAGCCGTGGAGCTATCCTTCTCCGAAGAAGATCCGAACATCTTACGTCATCTGGATGTCGAAGATCAAACCACGGCGCCTCAATCGTCCTCGGATGAGTGA
- a CDS encoding aspartate:alanine exchanger family transporter, whose amino-acid sequence MEINFYELFNKNMTLMIFSVVAFGLLLGRLKIGSIELGSTTGVLLVGLLFGHFGFESQPILGTFGFTIFIFAVGLQAGPTFFSVFKIDGAKYIALAVVVAASAFGAAMIIARIIGLDYGLNAGLLAGSLTSTPTLVGAQDAVRSGLANIPEGMTPEKALQNVSVGYAITYIFGTIGLIVFIRYLPLILKIDLPEEAKKLADERGFSAKKKLAHDSAHVPLIRAYQIPEAMEGKTIEVLRAAAGKKSTPLKMRRQGKILSIHDDTVLEKGDVVSVIGSLYEHERRKEEAGVEVLDPELLNYDIITKEIVVIRQEAVGKTLSELAITADFGCYVRGIKRASIDLPVDNMITTNKGDRLYITGESSRLEALAEKIGRIEAEETQTDLLSFAFGIGGGLLIGMIMLKLGGVSIGLGSAGGLLLLGIVFGFIRSINPSFGGVPPAARNILMEFGLVMFMAGVGLNAGGGIVEGLMSAGIPLLLGGMVVTLLPVFVGYFFGKKVLNMNPALLLGSITGAMTSTPSLNVITDAAKSEIPALGYAGTYTFANVLLTFAGTIIMAL is encoded by the coding sequence ATGGAAATCAACTTCTACGAGTTATTTAACAAAAACATGACCTTGATGATCTTTTCGGTCGTCGCATTCGGACTACTCCTCGGTCGCCTCAAAATTGGAAGCATTGAACTAGGATCAACCACAGGCGTTCTTCTGGTTGGTCTGCTTTTCGGTCATTTCGGGTTCGAATCCCAACCCATTCTCGGCACCTTTGGCTTTACTATTTTTATCTTTGCCGTGGGTCTGCAAGCTGGCCCCACTTTCTTCAGTGTCTTCAAAATAGATGGAGCCAAGTATATAGCCTTGGCTGTTGTCGTTGCAGCCAGTGCATTTGGTGCAGCGATGATCATCGCCCGTATCATCGGTCTTGATTACGGGCTGAATGCCGGACTCTTGGCCGGATCGCTCACCAGCACCCCGACACTTGTCGGAGCCCAGGATGCAGTGCGCAGCGGCTTGGCCAATATACCGGAGGGAATGACCCCTGAAAAAGCACTGCAAAACGTCTCAGTGGGTTATGCCATCACCTACATCTTTGGAACCATCGGCCTGATCGTTTTCATCCGCTATTTACCACTCATTTTAAAAATAGATCTGCCGGAAGAAGCAAAAAAACTGGCCGACGAACGAGGCTTCAGCGCCAAGAAAAAGCTGGCGCATGACAGCGCTCATGTACCACTGATTCGTGCCTATCAAATCCCCGAGGCCATGGAGGGAAAAACCATCGAAGTGCTCCGCGCTGCCGCTGGCAAAAAGTCAACGCCTCTGAAAATGCGCCGCCAAGGAAAAATTCTGTCTATTCATGATGACACAGTGCTTGAAAAAGGGGATGTCGTTTCTGTGATAGGCAGCCTCTATGAACACGAACGCCGGAAAGAGGAAGCGGGTGTTGAAGTACTCGACCCAGAGTTACTCAACTACGACATCATCACCAAAGAAATCGTTGTCATCCGCCAGGAGGCCGTTGGCAAAACACTCTCTGAACTCGCAATCACCGCAGATTTCGGCTGCTATGTTCGAGGCATCAAACGCGCCTCCATCGATCTACCCGTCGACAACATGATCACCACCAACAAAGGTGACCGCCTCTACATCACCGGGGAATCAAGCAGACTCGAAGCGCTTGCCGAAAAAATAGGACGCATCGAAGCCGAGGAAACCCAAACCGATCTCCTAAGTTTTGCCTTCGGCATCGGTGGCGGCTTACTCATCGGCATGATCATGCTTAAACTTGGGGGGGTATCCATCGGCCTGGGCAGCGCCGGAGGGCTTCTGCTGCTCGGCATTGTTTTCGGGTTTATCCGATCGATCAACCCATCCTTTGGTGGCGTCCCACCAGCAGCCCGCAATATCCTCATGGAGTTCGGGCTGGTCATGTTCATGGCTGGAGTCGGGCTTAATGCTGGCGGCGGTATCGTGGAGGGCTTAATGTCGGCTGGCATCCCCCTTCTTTTAGGAGGAATGGTTGTCACCTTGCTCCCCGTCTTTGTCGGGTATTTCTTTGGCAAAAAGGTCCTGAACATGAACCCCGCCCTCTTACTCGGCTCCATCACCGGAGCCATGACCAGCACCCCCTCACTCAACGTCATCACGGATGCCGCAAAAAGCGAAATCCCAGCCCTTGGCTACGCCGGCACCTACACCTTTGCCAATGTCTTACTCACATTTGCCGGCACGATTATCATGGCTCTTTAA